From Candoia aspera isolate rCanAsp1 chromosome 8, rCanAsp1.hap2, whole genome shotgun sequence, a single genomic window includes:
- the GUCY1B1 gene encoding guanylate cyclase soluble subunit beta-1: MYGFVNHALELLVIRNYGPEVWEDIKREAQLDEEGQFLVRIIYDDSKTYDLVAAASKVLNLNAGQILQMFGKMFFVFCQESGYDTILRVLGSNVREFLQNLDALHDHLATIYPGMRAPSFRCTDAEKGKGLILHYYSEREGLQDIVIGIIKTVAQQIHGTEIDMKVVQQRNEECDHIQFLIEEKESKEEDFYEDLDRFEENGTQESRISPYTFCKAFPFHIIFDRDLVVTQCGNAIYRVLPQLQPGYCNLLSVFSLVRPHIDISFHGILSHINTVFVLRSKEGLLDVEKLECEDELTGTEISCLRLKGQMIYLPEADSILFLCSPSVMNLDDLTRRGLYLSDIPLHDATRDLVLLGEQFREEYKLTQELEILTDRLQHTLRALEDEKKKTDTLLYSVLPPSVANELRHKRPVPAKRYDNVTILFSGIVGFNAFCSKHASGEGAMKIVNLLNDLYTRFDILTDSRRNPFVYKVETVGDKYMTVSGLPEPCIHHARSICHLALDMMEIAGQVQVDGESVQITIGIHTGEVVTGVIGQRMPRYCLFGNTVNLTSRTETTGEKGKINVSEYTYRCLMTPENSDPQFHLEHRGPVSMKGKKEPMQVWFLSRKGTETEEVTHDAY, encoded by the exons TATGGCTTCGTCAATCATGCCCTGGAGCTGCTGGTGATTCGGAATTACGGCCCCGAAGTCTGGGAAGACATCAA GAGAGAGGCACAACTGGATGAAGAAGGGCAGTTTCTGGTCAGAATTATTTATGATGATTCCAAAACATATGATTTGGTTGCTGCAGCAAGCAAAGTCCTCA aCCTTAATGCTGGACAAATCCTTCAAATGTTTGGAAAGATGTTTTTTGTGTTTTGCCAAGAATCTGGTTATGATACCATCTTGCGTGTGTTGGGATCAAATGTTAGAGAGTTTTTACAA aatctTGATGCTCTACATGACCATCTTGCTACAATATACCCAGGTATGCGTGCGCCTTCCTTTAGATGCACAGATGCAGAAAAGGGGAAGGGCCTCATTCTGCATTACTATTCAGAGAGGGAAGGGCTCCAAGATATTGTCATTGGAATCATCAAAACAGTTGCTCAACAAATTCATGGAACAGAAATAGATATGAAG GTTGTTCAACAAAGAAATGAGGAGTGTGACCATATTCAatttttaattgaagaaaaagAGTCTAAAGAAGAAGATTTTTATGAAGACCTTGACAGGTTTGAAGAGAATGGTACTCAAGAGTCTCGCATCAGTCCATACACGTTTTGCAAGGCTTTTCCTTTCCACATTATATTTGATAGAGACCTCGTTGTCACTCAGTGTGGAAATGCAATATATAGAGTCCTTCCCCAG CTCCAGCCAGGGTATTGTAACCTATTATCTGTATTTTCATTGGTTCGGCCTCATATTGATATTAGTTTCCATGGAATCCTCTCACATATCAACACAGTCTTTGTGTTAAGGAGTAAG gaaggTCTCTTGGATGTGGAAAAATTGGAATGTGAAGATGAATTAACTGGTACAGAAATTAGCTGTTTACGCCTGAAAGGTCAAATGATCTACTTACCTGAAGCAGAtagcattctttttctttgttctccaaG TGTGATGAATCTGGATGACTTAACTAGAAGAGGGCTGTACCTAAGTGACATTCCCCTGCATGATGCTACCCGTGATTTGGTCCTTTTGGGAGAGCAATTCCGAGAGGAATACAAACTGACACAAGAACTGGAAATATTAACGGATAGGCTCCAACACACTTTAAGAGCCCTGGAAGATGAAAAGAAGAAGACAGATAC GTTATTGTATTCCGTGCTTCCTCCATCTGTGGCCAATGAGCTGAGACACAAGCGTCCTGTGCCAGCAAAACGTTATGATAACGTGACCATATTGTTTAGTGGCATTGTTGGTTTCAATGCCTTCTGCAGTAAACATGCGTCTGGAGAAGGAGCCATGAAAATTGTCAATCTTTTAAATGACCTTTACACAAGATTTGATATTCTGACTGATTCACGAAGAAACCCATTTGTTTATAAG GTTGAGACAGTTGGAGACAAATATATGACAGTAAGTGGCTTGCCAGAGCCATGCATTCATCACGCACGTTCTATCTGCCACTTAGCATTGGATATGATGGAAATAGCTGGACAAGTTCAAGTTGATGGAGAATCTGTTCAG ATAACCATAGGCATTCACACTGGAGAAGTAGTCACAGGTGTCATTGGCCAAAGGATGCCCCGTTACTGTCTTTTTGGGAACACTGTGAATCTCACAAGCAGAACAGAAACAacaggggaaaaaggaaagatcAATGTGTCGGAATATACTTACAG